Proteins found in one Mustela lutreola isolate mMusLut2 chromosome 10, mMusLut2.pri, whole genome shotgun sequence genomic segment:
- the LOC131810402 gene encoding pancreatic alpha-amylase isoform X1: MELKINTCCKECWQLQSKMKVFLLLSIIGFCWAQYAPNTKPGRTTIVHLFEWRWIDIALECERYLAPKGFGGVQISPPNENVVINNPSRPWWERYQPVSYKLCTRSGNEDEFKDMVTRCNNVGVHIYVDAVINHMCGNGVGAGTSSTCGSYFNPGYRDFPAVPFSGWDFNDGKCKTGSGDIENYNDPYQVRDCRLVGLLDLALEKDYVRSTIAKYLNRLIDIGVAGFRIDASKHMWPGDMKAILDKLHNLNTKWFSEGSKPFIYQEVIDLGGEPIKSAEYFGNGRVTEFKYGAKLGTVLRKWNGEKMAYLKNWGEGWGFMPSDRALVFVDNHDNQRGHGAGGASILTFWDSRLYKMGVGFMLAHPYGFTRVMSSFRWPRYFENGKDVNDWIGPPNNNGVIKEVTINPDTTCGNDWVCEHRWRQIRNMVMFRNIVDGQPFTNWWDNGSNQVAFGRGNRGFIVFNNDDWSLSLTLQTGLPAGTYCDVISGDKIDGNCTGIKIYVSGDGNAHFSISNSAEDPFIAIHAESKL; this comes from the exons GAAGATAAATACTTGCTGCAAGGAATGCTGGCAACTTCAAAGCAAAATGAAGGTCTTTCTATTGCTTTCAATCATTGGGTTCTGCTGGGCTCAGTATGCCCCAAATACCAAACCTGGACGGACAACTATTGTCCATCTGTTTGAGTGGCGCTGGATTGACATTGCTCTTGAATGTGAGCGATACTTAGCTCCAAAAGGATTTGGAGGGGTTCAG ATCTCTCCACCCAATGAAAATGTTGTGATTAATAACCCTTCAAGACCTTGGTGGGAAAGATATCAACCAGTTAGCTACAAGTTATGCACAAGATCAGGAAATGAAGATGAATTCAAAGACATGGTGACTAGATGTAACAATGTTGGT GTCCATATTTATGTGGATGCTGTAATTAATCATATGTGTGGGAATGGTGTGGGTGCAGGAACGAGCAGTACTTGTGGAAGTTACTTCAACCCTGGATATAGAGATTTTCCAGCAGTCCCATTCTCTGGTTGGGATTTTAATGATGGTAAATGTAAAACTGGAAGTGGAGATATTGAGAATTATAATGATCCTTATCag GTCAGAGATTGTCGTCTGGTTGGTCTTCTTGATCTTGCACTAGAGAAAGATTATGTGCGTTCTACAATCGCTAAATATCTGAACCGCCTCATTGACATTGGTGTAGCAGGGTTCAGAATTGATGCTTCTAAGCACATGTGGCCTGGAGACATGAAGGCAATTTTGGATAAGCTGCATAATCTAAATACAAAGTGGTTCTCTGAAGGAAGTAAACCTTTCATTTACCAGGAG GTAATTGATCTGGGTGGTGAGCCAATTAAAAGTGCGGAGTACTTTGGAAATGGCCGTGTGACAGAATTCAAGTATGGTGCAAAACTAGGCACAGTTCTGCGCAAGTGGAATGGAGAGAAGATGGCTTActtaaa gAACTGGGGAGAAGGATGGGGTTTTATGCCATCTGATAGAGCACTTGTCTTTGTTGATAACCATGACAATCAGCGAGGACATGGAGCTGGAGGAGCATCTATTCTTACATTCTGGGACTCTAG ACTGTACAAAATGGGAGTTGGATTTATGCTTGCTCATCCATATGGGTTTACACGAGTAATGTCAAGCTTCCGTTGGCCAAGGTACtttgaaaatggaaaa GATGTTAATGATTGGATTGGGCCACCAAATAATAATGGGGTAATTAAAGAAGTTACAATTAATCCAGACACTACTTGTGGTAATGATTGGGTCTGTGAACATCGATGGCGTCAAATAAG GAACATGGTTATGTTCCGTAATATAGTTGATGGCCAACCTTTTACAAACTGGTGGGATAATGGTAGCAACCAAGTAGCTTttggaagaggaaacagaggatTCATTGTCTTTAACAATGATGACTG gtCATTATCTTTAACTTTGCAAACTGGTCTTCCTGCTGGCACATATTGTGATGTTATTTCTGGAGATAAAATTGATGGCAATTGTACGGGAATTAAAATCTATGTTTCTGGGGATGGAAATGCTCATTTTTCTATTAGTAACTCTGCTGAAGATCCATTTATTGCAATTCATGCTGAATCTAAAttataa
- the LOC131810402 gene encoding pancreatic alpha-amylase isoform X2, whose product MKVFLLLSIIGFCWAQYAPNTKPGRTTIVHLFEWRWIDIALECERYLAPKGFGGVQISPPNENVVINNPSRPWWERYQPVSYKLCTRSGNEDEFKDMVTRCNNVGVHIYVDAVINHMCGNGVGAGTSSTCGSYFNPGYRDFPAVPFSGWDFNDGKCKTGSGDIENYNDPYQVRDCRLVGLLDLALEKDYVRSTIAKYLNRLIDIGVAGFRIDASKHMWPGDMKAILDKLHNLNTKWFSEGSKPFIYQEVIDLGGEPIKSAEYFGNGRVTEFKYGAKLGTVLRKWNGEKMAYLKNWGEGWGFMPSDRALVFVDNHDNQRGHGAGGASILTFWDSRLYKMGVGFMLAHPYGFTRVMSSFRWPRYFENGKDVNDWIGPPNNNGVIKEVTINPDTTCGNDWVCEHRWRQIRNMVMFRNIVDGQPFTNWWDNGSNQVAFGRGNRGFIVFNNDDWSLSLTLQTGLPAGTYCDVISGDKIDGNCTGIKIYVSGDGNAHFSISNSAEDPFIAIHAESKL is encoded by the exons ATGAAGGTCTTTCTATTGCTTTCAATCATTGGGTTCTGCTGGGCTCAGTATGCCCCAAATACCAAACCTGGACGGACAACTATTGTCCATCTGTTTGAGTGGCGCTGGATTGACATTGCTCTTGAATGTGAGCGATACTTAGCTCCAAAAGGATTTGGAGGGGTTCAG ATCTCTCCACCCAATGAAAATGTTGTGATTAATAACCCTTCAAGACCTTGGTGGGAAAGATATCAACCAGTTAGCTACAAGTTATGCACAAGATCAGGAAATGAAGATGAATTCAAAGACATGGTGACTAGATGTAACAATGTTGGT GTCCATATTTATGTGGATGCTGTAATTAATCATATGTGTGGGAATGGTGTGGGTGCAGGAACGAGCAGTACTTGTGGAAGTTACTTCAACCCTGGATATAGAGATTTTCCAGCAGTCCCATTCTCTGGTTGGGATTTTAATGATGGTAAATGTAAAACTGGAAGTGGAGATATTGAGAATTATAATGATCCTTATCag GTCAGAGATTGTCGTCTGGTTGGTCTTCTTGATCTTGCACTAGAGAAAGATTATGTGCGTTCTACAATCGCTAAATATCTGAACCGCCTCATTGACATTGGTGTAGCAGGGTTCAGAATTGATGCTTCTAAGCACATGTGGCCTGGAGACATGAAGGCAATTTTGGATAAGCTGCATAATCTAAATACAAAGTGGTTCTCTGAAGGAAGTAAACCTTTCATTTACCAGGAG GTAATTGATCTGGGTGGTGAGCCAATTAAAAGTGCGGAGTACTTTGGAAATGGCCGTGTGACAGAATTCAAGTATGGTGCAAAACTAGGCACAGTTCTGCGCAAGTGGAATGGAGAGAAGATGGCTTActtaaa gAACTGGGGAGAAGGATGGGGTTTTATGCCATCTGATAGAGCACTTGTCTTTGTTGATAACCATGACAATCAGCGAGGACATGGAGCTGGAGGAGCATCTATTCTTACATTCTGGGACTCTAG ACTGTACAAAATGGGAGTTGGATTTATGCTTGCTCATCCATATGGGTTTACACGAGTAATGTCAAGCTTCCGTTGGCCAAGGTACtttgaaaatggaaaa GATGTTAATGATTGGATTGGGCCACCAAATAATAATGGGGTAATTAAAGAAGTTACAATTAATCCAGACACTACTTGTGGTAATGATTGGGTCTGTGAACATCGATGGCGTCAAATAAG GAACATGGTTATGTTCCGTAATATAGTTGATGGCCAACCTTTTACAAACTGGTGGGATAATGGTAGCAACCAAGTAGCTTttggaagaggaaacagaggatTCATTGTCTTTAACAATGATGACTG gtCATTATCTTTAACTTTGCAAACTGGTCTTCCTGCTGGCACATATTGTGATGTTATTTCTGGAGATAAAATTGATGGCAATTGTACGGGAATTAAAATCTATGTTTCTGGGGATGGAAATGCTCATTTTTCTATTAGTAACTCTGCTGAAGATCCATTTATTGCAATTCATGCTGAATCTAAAttataa